From Salinirubellus salinus, the proteins below share one genomic window:
- a CDS encoding winged helix-turn-helix domain-containing protein gives MSDARDARDPSTAGDDDELLACEECISPAEAFAVVGNETRLRILEALWEVERPVSFSDLRREVGMRDSAQFNYHLSKLTGQFVRKVEDEHGESAGYDFRQAGRAVIRSVLAGTLNQDPRLDPFEVEGECVECDGPLQAEYRDEHLLVRCAECQRPHGAYEFPPGGLEDRTREEILDAFNQRARHLACLSKDGVCPECNGRMVTTVERADGEERMGLDVKVDYECQRCHLHTASSVGLALLDDAEVVSFYRDHGVDLNEVPYWTLEWCVTDRHTTVESEEPWRLRVEVSLDGETLVARLDGDLAVVDTERRAREVEA, from the coding sequence ATGAGCGACGCACGCGACGCCCGCGACCCCTCCACGGCGGGCGACGACGACGAACTGCTCGCCTGCGAGGAGTGCATCTCCCCGGCCGAGGCGTTCGCGGTCGTCGGCAACGAGACGCGCCTCCGTATCCTCGAGGCGCTCTGGGAGGTCGAGCGGCCCGTCTCCTTCTCGGACCTCCGGCGCGAGGTCGGGATGCGTGACTCCGCGCAGTTCAACTACCACCTCTCGAAGTTGACCGGCCAGTTCGTCCGGAAGGTCGAGGACGAGCACGGCGAGAGCGCTGGCTACGACTTCCGACAGGCCGGCCGTGCGGTCATCCGCTCGGTGCTCGCCGGCACCCTCAACCAGGACCCGCGACTCGACCCGTTCGAGGTCGAGGGCGAGTGTGTCGAGTGCGACGGCCCCCTGCAGGCCGAGTACCGCGACGAACACCTCCTCGTCCGGTGTGCGGAGTGCCAGCGGCCCCACGGTGCCTACGAGTTCCCGCCCGGAGGCCTCGAGGACCGGACCCGCGAGGAGATACTCGACGCGTTCAACCAGCGCGCGCGTCACCTCGCCTGTCTCTCGAAGGACGGCGTCTGCCCGGAGTGTAACGGCCGGATGGTCACGACCGTCGAGCGCGCCGACGGCGAGGAGCGGATGGGGCTGGACGTGAAGGTGGACTACGAGTGCCAGCGCTGTCACCTCCACACCGCCTCCTCTGTGGGGCTCGCGCTGCTCGACGACGCCGAGGTGGTCTCGTTCTACCGCGACCACGGCGTCGACCTGAACGAGGTGCCGTACTGGACGCTGGAGTGGTGCGTGACCGACCGCCACACGACCGTCGAGAGCGAGGAGCCGTGGCGGCTCCGCGTCGAGGTGAGCCTCGACGGCGAGACGCTCGTCGCCCGCCTCGACGGCGACCTCGCCGTGGTCGACACGGAGCGACGGGCCCGCGAGGTCGAAGCGTGA
- a CDS encoding cytochrome P450 codes for MSSDTGEYADRTLEAVAEAGSSPTEDVDVSALPLPPYPPNLGSPKLHVLRQMRDPRRFMFESMATRDVVRTHFVGMGDIYNLAHPEHSKRILLTERDRFSKTDDFSIAFGEGLLTVEGEEWRQQRDVLQPLFVRESVRGYGDGMVEQIRRRSDRWADGQRIDLQREMTHMTLDVLFATVLGRELELDGDEAIREASERLHDWFLPTSWFLPNWVPTPARRRFTEAKRTLEREATRLLEEKTAEGAPTDPSEATDLLSLLVGLRQAGVTDSGMLTDERLRDQMVTMIFAGHDTTTTTLSFAFYLLAHHPEVRERFHAEVDTLDGPPTMADVDDLEVTERVVTETLRLFPPVHTLPRLADEDVAFDGYRVPAGGRISIPIFRIQRDPRFFEAPDEFRPERWTPEFRQSLHNFAYAPFGGGPRICIGREFALLEAKLALATVGRQYELYHLGDDDDEPTSFEMTTRMRAGEQFLVTER; via the coding sequence ATGAGTTCCGACACCGGGGAGTACGCCGACCGGACACTGGAGGCGGTGGCCGAGGCGGGGTCGTCACCGACCGAGGACGTCGACGTCTCGGCGCTTCCCCTGCCACCGTACCCGCCGAACCTCGGGTCCCCGAAGCTCCACGTCCTCCGGCAGATGCGCGACCCGAGGCGGTTCATGTTCGAGTCGATGGCCACCCGCGACGTCGTCCGGACCCACTTCGTCGGGATGGGCGACATCTACAACCTCGCACACCCCGAACACTCCAAGCGCATCCTGCTGACCGAGCGCGACCGGTTCAGCAAGACCGACGACTTCTCCATCGCGTTCGGCGAGGGGCTCCTCACGGTCGAGGGAGAGGAGTGGCGTCAGCAACGCGACGTCCTCCAGCCGCTGTTCGTCCGGGAGTCGGTCCGCGGATACGGCGACGGGATGGTCGAGCAGATCCGGCGCCGGTCGGACCGGTGGGCCGACGGCCAGCGCATCGACCTGCAGCGCGAGATGACCCACATGACCCTCGACGTGCTGTTCGCCACCGTGCTCGGGCGCGAACTCGAACTCGACGGCGACGAGGCCATCCGCGAGGCGTCCGAGCGCCTCCACGACTGGTTCCTCCCCACGTCGTGGTTCCTGCCGAACTGGGTGCCGACGCCCGCCCGACGACGGTTCACGGAGGCGAAGCGGACACTCGAACGCGAGGCGACCCGACTGCTGGAGGAGAAGACGGCCGAGGGCGCACCCACCGACCCGAGCGAGGCGACGGACCTGCTCTCGCTGCTCGTCGGGCTGCGACAGGCCGGCGTCACCGACTCGGGGATGCTCACCGACGAGCGCCTGCGCGACCAGATGGTGACGATGATATTCGCGGGCCACGACACCACGACGACCACGCTCTCGTTCGCGTTCTACCTGCTCGCACACCACCCGGAGGTCCGCGAGCGGTTCCACGCGGAGGTCGACACGCTCGACGGTCCGCCGACGATGGCCGACGTGGACGACCTTGAGGTGACCGAGCGCGTCGTCACCGAGACGCTACGGCTGTTCCCGCCGGTCCACACCCTCCCACGACTGGCCGACGAGGACGTGGCCTTCGACGGCTACCGGGTGCCCGCCGGGGGGCGCATCTCCATCCCCATCTTCCGCATCCAGCGCGACCCGCGGTTCTTCGAGGCCCCCGACGAGTTCAGACCCGAGCGGTGGACCCCCGAGTTCAGGCAGTCGCTACACAACTTCGCGTACGCCCCGTTCGGTGGCGGCCCGCGCATCTGTATCGGGCGCGAGTTCGCCCTGCTGGAGGCGAAACTCGCGCTCGCGACGGTCGGCCGGCAGTACGAACTCTACCACCTCGGCGACGACGACGACGAGCCGACGAGTTTCGAGATGACCACCCGGATGCGAGCGGGTGAGCAGTTCCTCGTCACCGAACGCTGA
- a CDS encoding phosphotransferase family protein, which produces MDHPELVETLDAELGVHVTGLELLADGLNRVVAVTTAESGDPSAYVLRRPTALRESEVFVDLRTEYAVLERLTETPVPAPAPVLYHGDASLLGRPFAVVEHLPGRPFPWGADLPERYRTPATRDRVATLVVETLAEVHAVDTAPFATVCERVTTQEQIERTATRVDAVTDATGHRLAGLRRVADRLRERVPATAATEKALVHGDFRPGNLLFDGDPLAVTGVLDWETAMLGDPLTELGYLLLDWRGGTESWPAPSAVDAPADAAGMDRVHELHREGLSPFTHRPGSPAADELVARYEARSSRSFTDGPFYRALAAFGLATVWADIHRHAVATGAADPVDALPVVEYTALVAEHILEAAAE; this is translated from the coding sequence GTGGACCACCCGGAACTCGTCGAGACCCTCGACGCCGAACTCGGCGTGCACGTCACCGGCCTCGAGCTGCTCGCCGACGGCCTGAACCGGGTCGTCGCCGTCACCACGGCGGAGAGCGGCGACCCCTCGGCCTACGTCCTCCGGCGACCGACGGCCCTGCGCGAGAGCGAGGTGTTCGTCGACCTGCGGACGGAGTACGCGGTCCTCGAGCGACTCACCGAGACCCCGGTCCCCGCGCCAGCGCCGGTGCTGTACCACGGCGACGCGTCGCTCCTCGGCCGGCCGTTCGCCGTGGTCGAGCACCTGCCGGGCCGGCCGTTCCCGTGGGGGGCCGACCTGCCGGAGCGGTACCGGACCCCGGCCACCCGTGACCGTGTCGCCACGCTCGTCGTCGAGACGCTCGCCGAGGTCCACGCCGTCGACACCGCTCCGTTCGCGACCGTCTGCGAGCGGGTCACTACGCAGGAGCAGATCGAGCGGACCGCCACCCGCGTCGACGCGGTGACCGACGCGACGGGCCACCGACTCGCGGGACTTCGCCGGGTGGCCGACCGACTCCGCGAGCGCGTGCCGGCCACCGCGGCGACGGAGAAGGCGCTCGTCCACGGTGACTTCCGGCCGGGCAACCTCCTGTTCGACGGCGACCCCCTCGCCGTGACGGGGGTCCTCGACTGGGAGACGGCGATGCTCGGTGACCCGCTGACGGAGCTGGGGTACCTCCTGCTCGACTGGCGGGGCGGGACCGAGTCGTGGCCGGCCCCGTCGGCCGTCGACGCCCCCGCCGACGCCGCGGGGATGGACCGGGTCCACGAACTCCACCGCGAGGGGCTGAGCCCGTTCACGCACCGGCCGGGGAGCCCCGCTGCCGACGAACTGGTCGCGCGCTACGAGGCACGCTCGAGTCGGTCGTTCACCGACGGTCCGTTCTACCGGGCGCTCGCGGCGTTCGGGCTGGCGACGGTCTGGGCCGACATCCACCGACACGCGGTGGCGACGGGGGCAGCCGACCCCGTCGACGCGCTCCCGGTCGTCGAGTACACGGCGCTCGTCGCCGAACACATCCTCGAGGCGGCAGCGGAGTAG
- a CDS encoding 30S ribosomal protein S24e, whose product MEIDIISEQENPMLHRRDVRFEVVHEDATPSRLSVRDSLAAKLNKDAAEVVVHAVDTKYGMRKSIGYAKVYDTPDAARDVEQAYMLERNKIGVDEEAEAEAEAEEA is encoded by the coding sequence ATGGAAATCGACATCATCTCCGAGCAGGAGAACCCGATGTTGCACCGTCGGGACGTCCGTTTCGAGGTCGTCCACGAGGACGCCACGCCCTCGCGACTGTCCGTGCGTGACTCGCTCGCCGCGAAACTGAACAAGGACGCCGCCGAGGTCGTCGTCCACGCCGTCGACACCAAGTACGGGATGCGCAAGTCCATCGGCTACGCGAAGGTGTACGACACGCCGGACGCCGCCCGCGACGTCGAGCAGGCCTACATGCTCGAGCGCAACAAGATCGGCGTCGACGAGGAGGCCGAGGCCGAGGCCGAGGCGGAGGAGGCCTGA
- a CDS encoding 30S ribosomal protein S27ae has product MGRHEYYNDDGTTDKQMCPRCGDTFLGDHSDRLHCGRCSYTEWK; this is encoded by the coding sequence ATGGGCCGTCACGAGTACTACAACGACGACGGCACCACGGACAAGCAGATGTGCCCCCGCTGCGGGGACACGTTCCTCGGTGACCACAGCGACCGCCTCCACTGCGGGCGCTGCTCGTACACCGAGTGGAAGTAG
- a CDS encoding bifunctional N(6)-L-threonylcarbamoyladenine synthase/serine/threonine protein kinase — protein MTRVLGIEGTAWAASAALFDSGDDRCFIESDPYQPESGGIHPREAAEHMRGAIPRVVETALEHARETHEGDGGVDAVAFSRGPGLGPCLRIVGTAARALAQRLDVPLVGVNHMVAHLEIGRHRSGFEDPICLNASGANAHVLAYRNGRYRVVGETMDTGVGNAIDKFTRHLDWTHPGGPKVEQAAKDGEYVDLPYVVKGMDFSFSGIMSAAKQAVDDGVPVEDVCFSLQENIFGMLTEVAERALSLTGSEELVLGGGVGQNGRLREMLGAMCEARGAEFYAPEPRFLRDNAGMIAVLGATMYEAGDTVAVEDSRVLPDFRPDKVAVSWRAANPPARRVDATEVRGAEALVDIGPERVTKRRRPKSYRHPALDERLRAERTRSEARLTSDARRQGVPTPVVFDVDDVEATLTFETVGERDLRERLDERGVRDVGRHLAALHRASLVHGDPTPRNVRVDGGRTHLVDFGLGYYSEDVEDHAMDLHVFEQSLAGTADDADALRAAFEDAYRERGDEAVVAQLREVEGRGRYQ, from the coding sequence GTGACCCGCGTCCTCGGCATCGAGGGCACCGCCTGGGCGGCCAGCGCGGCGCTGTTCGATTCGGGGGACGACCGCTGTTTCATCGAGAGCGACCCCTACCAGCCCGAGAGCGGCGGCATCCACCCGCGCGAGGCCGCCGAGCACATGCGCGGTGCCATCCCGCGCGTCGTCGAGACGGCCCTCGAACACGCCCGCGAGACCCACGAGGGCGACGGCGGCGTCGACGCCGTCGCGTTCTCCAGGGGACCCGGTCTCGGCCCCTGCCTCCGCATCGTCGGGACCGCTGCTCGTGCGCTCGCCCAGCGACTCGACGTGCCCCTCGTGGGCGTGAACCACATGGTCGCACACCTCGAGATCGGCCGACACCGCTCGGGGTTCGAGGACCCCATCTGCCTGAACGCGAGCGGTGCGAACGCCCACGTCCTCGCCTACCGCAACGGTCGCTACCGGGTGGTCGGCGAGACGATGGACACGGGCGTCGGCAACGCCATCGACAAGTTCACCCGCCACCTCGACTGGACCCACCCCGGCGGCCCGAAGGTCGAACAGGCCGCGAAGGACGGCGAGTACGTCGACCTGCCGTACGTCGTGAAGGGGATGGACTTCTCGTTCTCGGGTATCATGAGCGCCGCGAAGCAGGCGGTGGACGACGGCGTCCCCGTCGAGGACGTCTGTTTCTCCCTGCAGGAGAATATCTTCGGGATGCTGACCGAGGTGGCCGAACGGGCGCTCTCGCTGACCGGGAGCGAGGAACTCGTCCTCGGCGGTGGCGTAGGACAGAACGGCCGCCTGCGCGAGATGCTCGGGGCGATGTGCGAGGCGCGTGGAGCCGAGTTCTACGCGCCCGAGCCACGCTTCCTCCGGGACAACGCCGGGATGATCGCCGTGCTCGGCGCGACGATGTACGAGGCCGGCGACACCGTCGCGGTCGAGGACTCGCGGGTGTTGCCGGACTTCCGGCCGGACAAGGTGGCGGTGTCGTGGCGGGCCGCGAACCCACCGGCGCGTCGGGTCGACGCCACCGAGGTGCGCGGCGCCGAGGCGCTCGTCGACATCGGCCCAGAGCGGGTGACCAAGCGCCGGCGGCCCAAGTCCTACCGCCACCCGGCGCTGGACGAGCGACTGCGAGCCGAGCGGACCCGTTCGGAGGCGCGGCTCACGAGCGACGCCCGGCGGCAGGGCGTGCCCACCCCCGTCGTCTTCGACGTGGACGACGTCGAGGCCACACTGACGTTCGAGACGGTGGGCGAGCGTGACCTGCGCGAGCGACTGGACGAGCGTGGCGTCCGCGACGTTGGTCGGCACCTCGCGGCGCTCCACAGGGCCAGTCTGGTCCACGGCGACCCGACGCCGCGGAACGTCCGGGTGGACGGTGGCCGGACCCACCTCGTCGACTTCGGCCTCGGCTACTACTCCGAGGACGTGGAGGACCACGCGATGGACCTGCACGTGTTCGAGCAGTCGCTGGCCGGTACCGCGGACGACGCCGACGCGCTGCGGGCGGCGTTCGAGGATGCCTACCGGGAGCGGGGCGACGAGGCAGTCGTCGCGCAGTTGCGCGAGGTGGAGGGGCGGGGACGGTACCAGTAG
- a CDS encoding DUF5808 domain-containing protein, whose translation MADKPQSGELFGIPYNFERPSLGRMFSSYWQPGEGMLVEKPFGIGYTLNLANWRSWVVLLVAGGLIYQETQSAKAAEGAEDEPVEVLVD comes from the coding sequence ATGGCAGACAAACCTCAGTCCGGAGAACTGTTCGGCATCCCGTACAACTTCGAGCGGCCGTCGCTGGGTCGGATGTTCTCCTCCTACTGGCAGCCCGGCGAGGGGATGCTGGTCGAGAAGCCGTTCGGCATCGGCTACACGCTGAACCTCGCCAACTGGCGCTCGTGGGTCGTCCTCCTCGTCGCCGGTGGGCTGATCTACCAGGAGACCCAGTCCGCGAAGGCCGCCGAGGGGGCCGAGGACGAACCGGTCGAAGTGCTCGTCGACTGA
- a CDS encoding non-canonical purine NTP pyrophosphatase → MTLRYVTTNEGKVREAREYLDSVEPLDYDYTEVQADTLEPIAAHGAREAFRAAGEEPVIVDDAGLFVEGLGGFPGPYSAYVEDTLGVETVGRVARAELGETPRAAFRCVVAYCDGEGFAATPEPVDLGDRRGADLSAEDRGSAATDDTVAEGSLPVKLFTGSVPGRIVEPRGDGGFGYDPIFEHDGQTLAEMRTEEKNAISHRGRALAKFAEWYAER, encoded by the coding sequence GTGACGCTCCGCTACGTGACGACCAACGAGGGCAAGGTCCGCGAGGCACGCGAGTACCTCGACAGCGTCGAACCGCTGGACTACGACTACACCGAGGTGCAGGCCGACACGCTCGAACCCATCGCGGCCCACGGGGCGCGAGAGGCGTTCCGGGCCGCTGGCGAGGAACCAGTCATCGTCGACGACGCCGGCCTGTTCGTCGAGGGACTCGGCGGCTTCCCCGGCCCCTACTCGGCGTACGTCGAGGACACCCTCGGCGTGGAGACGGTCGGGCGAGTCGCTCGAGCGGAACTCGGCGAGACACCGCGGGCGGCCTTCCGGTGTGTCGTCGCCTACTGTGACGGCGAAGGGTTCGCCGCCACGCCCGAACCCGTCGACCTCGGGGACCGCCGGGGCGCCGACCTCTCGGCCGAGGACCGGGGGAGTGCAGCCACCGACGACACCGTCGCGGAGGGGTCGCTCCCGGTCAAACTGTTCACCGGGAGTGTGCCGGGGCGTATCGTCGAACCCCGTGGCGACGGTGGGTTCGGCTACGACCCCATCTTCGAACACGACGGGCAGACGCTCGCGGAGATGCGCACCGAGGAGAAGAACGCCATCTCCCACCGGGGGCGGGCGCTGGCGAAGTTCGCGGAGTGGTACGCCGAGCGCTAG
- a CDS encoding GNAT family N-acetyltransferase — MQVRPANPEDTESMMHLHVASIHAFGPETYTDEQVEAWATLPDGAPGYPIGEPGEYYVVAERDDGLAGFGHLTDDGEGYGTDAAVEAVYVGPDHAGRGVGSAILAHLEGYARASGHESLGLWASLNAVPFYEASGWERVAERDHETSGAVLTVVEMRRDLGGARTEL, encoded by the coding sequence ATGCAGGTCCGCCCCGCAAACCCCGAGGACACCGAGTCGATGATGCACCTCCACGTCGCCTCAATCCACGCGTTCGGTCCCGAGACGTACACCGACGAGCAGGTCGAGGCGTGGGCCACGCTCCCGGACGGCGCGCCGGGCTACCCCATCGGCGAACCGGGGGAGTACTACGTCGTGGCCGAGCGGGACGACGGACTCGCCGGCTTCGGCCACCTCACCGACGACGGCGAGGGGTACGGCACGGACGCGGCCGTCGAGGCCGTCTACGTCGGTCCGGACCACGCCGGTCGTGGGGTCGGGAGCGCCATCCTCGCGCACCTCGAGGGCTACGCGCGGGCGTCGGGCCACGAGTCCCTCGGACTGTGGGCGTCGCTGAACGCCGTCCCGTTCTACGAGGCCAGCGGGTGGGAGCGGGTCGCTGAGCGTGACCACGAGACGAGCGGCGCCGTCCTGACGGTGGTCGAGATGCGCAGAGACCTCGGAGGGGCGCGGACAGAGCTATGA
- a CDS encoding SDR family NAD(P)-dependent oxidoreductase, whose amino-acid sequence MSHGTVLVTGASAGIGRALTDQFAANGWDPVLVARREERLASACEELEAAFGVDADYVVQDLAVDGACDALYGTVTEELGREVDILVNNVGVGTQGEYVDVEAERDLQQLQLNVVVPSHLAKLFGRDMKQRGDGYVLNVASSAAFQPGPYMAVYYASKAYLLSFSEALHEELKPHGVTVTALCPGPVETEFQERAENTDTPIGGGRGGFVSFQQADEVAEAGYDGLMDGKAVVIPGLDYKLLAKLTGVLPRSVTRRLAAQLNH is encoded by the coding sequence ATGAGCCACGGAACGGTACTCGTCACGGGCGCCTCGGCCGGCATCGGCCGCGCGCTCACCGACCAGTTCGCCGCGAACGGGTGGGACCCCGTCCTCGTCGCCCGGCGCGAGGAGCGACTCGCCTCGGCCTGCGAGGAACTCGAGGCTGCGTTCGGCGTCGACGCCGACTACGTCGTGCAGGACCTCGCCGTCGACGGAGCCTGTGACGCGCTCTACGGGACGGTCACCGAGGAACTGGGCCGCGAGGTGGACATCCTCGTCAACAACGTCGGCGTCGGGACGCAGGGCGAGTACGTCGACGTCGAGGCCGAGCGTGACCTCCAGCAGTTGCAGTTGAACGTCGTGGTCCCGAGCCACCTCGCCAAACTGTTCGGCCGCGACATGAAGCAGCGAGGCGACGGCTACGTGTTGAACGTGGCCTCGTCGGCCGCGTTCCAGCCCGGCCCGTACATGGCCGTCTACTACGCCTCGAAGGCGTACCTGCTCTCGTTCTCCGAGGCACTGCACGAGGAACTGAAGCCACACGGCGTCACCGTCACGGCGCTCTGTCCCGGCCCCGTCGAGACGGAGTTCCAGGAGCGCGCGGAGAACACCGACACACCCATCGGCGGGGGTCGGGGTGGGTTCGTCTCGTTCCAGCAGGCCGACGAGGTGGCCGAGGCCGGCTACGACGGGCTGATGGACGGGAAGGCGGTCGTGATCCCGGGGCTGGACTACAAACTGCTGGCGAAACTGACGGGGGTCCTCCCACGGTCGGTGACCCGGAGACTCGCGGCGCAGTTGAACCACTGA
- a CDS encoding DUF7384 family protein, translating to MSEHEHADGPDPTRVVADADVLAADLLVGGDARRALDALREHSWLTLVASDPLLDDAEAVVSELADDSLAADWRERVEAWREPVEQTPGDHPGLASAHAGGAAHLLSFDERLTSAAGGANLKGHVDVSVRTPRAFAAVFRPERLWPEVGEGTYPGPDRDPRG from the coding sequence ATGAGTGAACACGAGCACGCGGACGGGCCGGACCCCACCCGCGTGGTCGCCGACGCGGACGTCCTCGCCGCGGACCTGCTGGTCGGTGGCGACGCCCGGCGGGCGCTCGACGCCCTGCGCGAGCACTCCTGGCTGACGCTCGTGGCGAGTGACCCGTTGCTCGACGACGCCGAGGCGGTCGTGAGCGAACTGGCCGACGACTCGCTCGCCGCAGACTGGCGCGAACGGGTCGAGGCGTGGCGTGAACCGGTCGAGCAGACGCCGGGCGACCATCCCGGCCTCGCCTCGGCACACGCCGGCGGCGCCGCCCACCTGCTCTCGTTCGACGAGCGACTGACGAGCGCGGCGGGTGGGGCCAACCTGAAGGGACACGTGGACGTGAGCGTCCGCACGCCCCGGGCGTTCGCCGCGGTGTTCCGACCGGAGCGGCTCTGGCCGGAGGTCGGCGAGGGTACGTATCCGGGGCCGGACCGCGACCCGCGGGGCTGA
- a CDS encoding putative sulfate/molybdate transporter, with product MSLGTGTARERRLDFSVGEVTGAVGDSVTVLPIVVALGALTDASLAHVLVGFAVFQAVWGLVYGLPLSVEPMKALAGLAIAGALSYGELLGAGLLAGAVLLAAGHLGLVGRVASVVGRPVVRGVQFAVALLLVEAGLGLSVEAPLVAVAGLAVAGVATLLDRRAGALAVLLVGTAVALTGGLPSVSVPDLALFPTGGPDLTVAAGSGLAAQLAMTVGNAAVATSLLCSDLFDRDVSPDRLSRSMGTMNLLAVPFGAVPMCHGSGGLAGKHAFGARTGAANLVLAVGYLGAALVAGLWVGFPMALLGALLFVVAASLARTALTETEGAGRLLAVGVGVLAVLTNVGVAFVAGALGWAVLSRR from the coding sequence GTGAGCCTCGGGACCGGTACCGCACGCGAGCGCCGCCTCGACTTCTCGGTCGGCGAGGTGACCGGTGCGGTCGGTGACTCGGTGACGGTCCTGCCCATCGTCGTCGCCCTCGGCGCGCTGACGGACGCCTCGCTCGCGCACGTCCTCGTCGGGTTCGCCGTCTTCCAGGCCGTCTGGGGGCTGGTCTACGGCCTGCCGCTCTCCGTCGAGCCGATGAAGGCACTCGCCGGCCTCGCCATCGCCGGGGCGCTCTCCTACGGCGAACTCCTGGGTGCTGGCCTGCTGGCCGGCGCTGTCCTGCTGGCCGCCGGCCACCTCGGCCTGGTCGGTCGGGTGGCGAGCGTCGTCGGGCGACCCGTCGTCCGGGGGGTCCAGTTCGCGGTGGCGCTCCTCCTCGTCGAGGCCGGCCTCGGCCTGAGCGTCGAGGCACCGCTGGTCGCCGTCGCCGGTCTCGCGGTGGCGGGCGTGGCGACGCTCCTCGACCGCCGGGCGGGCGCGCTGGCCGTCCTCCTCGTCGGTACGGCCGTGGCACTGACCGGCGGCCTTCCGAGCGTCTCGGTCCCCGACCTCGCCCTCTTCCCGACCGGTGGTCCCGACCTCACCGTCGCCGCCGGCTCCGGTCTCGCCGCGCAGTTGGCGATGACGGTCGGCAACGCAGCCGTCGCCACCTCGCTGCTCTGTTCGGACCTGTTCGACCGCGACGTGTCGCCCGACCGGCTCTCGCGTTCGATGGGGACGATGAACCTCCTCGCCGTCCCGTTCGGTGCGGTACCGATGTGTCACGGGAGCGGCGGGCTCGCCGGGAAACACGCCTTCGGTGCCCGGACCGGCGCGGCGAACCTCGTCCTCGCCGTGGGCTACCTCGGGGCCGCGCTCGTCGCTGGTCTCTGGGTCGGGTTCCCGATGGCACTGCTCGGTGCGCTCCTGTTCGTCGTCGCCGCCAGCCTCGCCCGCACCGCGCTCACCGAGACGGAGGGGGCGGGCCGACTGCTCGCGGTCGGTGTCGGCGTCCTCGCCGTCCTCACGAACGTGGGGGTGGCGTTCGTCGCCGGCGCCCTCGGGTGGGCGGTGCTCTCGCGCCGGTGA
- a CDS encoding amino acid ABC transporter ATP-binding protein, with protein MAMLAASDLTFGYEDAHILSDVTLSADRGEVLAIIGPSGTGKTTLLRLLSLFERPDAGTVALDGEDVWALPAEERLARRKRLGMVFQDRSLFSTTVGANAAYGLTVRRPWRDRMSSWLRVRLGLDETRLRELFATLGMAERVPPWLSRLTVEQTVPDAAREALATVGMAERVDQRASELSAGEAQRVAFARALAPDPDALLLDEPTSNLDPRNTALIEDAVGDARDRDIAVVLATHDMDQARRVADRVAVFLDGTVIEQGATDRVFEAPGDDRARQFVEGELVY; from the coding sequence ATGGCGATGCTCGCCGCGAGCGACCTCACCTTCGGCTACGAGGACGCTCACATCCTCTCGGACGTGACCCTCTCTGCCGACCGGGGCGAGGTGCTGGCCATCATCGGTCCCTCCGGGACGGGCAAGACCACCCTCCTCAGGCTACTCTCGCTGTTCGAGCGGCCCGACGCCGGTACCGTCGCGCTCGACGGCGAGGACGTCTGGGCGCTCCCGGCCGAGGAGCGACTCGCCCGCCGCAAACGGCTGGGGATGGTGTTCCAGGACCGTTCGCTGTTCTCGACCACGGTCGGCGCCAACGCGGCTTACGGACTGACCGTGCGCCGACCGTGGCGCGACCGGATGAGTTCGTGGCTCCGAGTCCGCCTCGGGCTCGACGAGACGCGGCTCCGCGAGCTGTTCGCTACCCTCGGGATGGCCGAGCGGGTACCGCCGTGGCTCTCCAGGCTGACCGTCGAGCAGACGGTCCCCGACGCGGCCCGCGAGGCGCTGGCGACCGTCGGGATGGCGGAACGGGTCGACCAGCGTGCGAGCGAACTCTCGGCGGGCGAGGCACAGCGTGTCGCGTTCGCGCGAGCGCTCGCGCCCGACCCGGACGCCCTCCTGCTCGACGAACCCACGTCGAACCTCGACCCGCGCAACACGGCCCTCATCGAGGACGCCGTCGGGGACGCCCGTGACCGGGACATCGCCGTCGTCCTCGCCACGCACGACATGGACCAGGCCCGCCGGGTCGCCGACCGCGTGGCCGTGTTCCTCGACGGTACCGTCATCGAGCAGGGCGCCACCGACCGGGTGTTCGAGGCTCCCGGCGACGACCGGGCGCGCCAGTTCGTCGAGGGAGAACTCGTCTACTGA